In Treponema pectinovorum, a single genomic region encodes these proteins:
- a CDS encoding DUF5312 family protein, producing MAKSPKMSIFKKLFSSLFGSNDPEADKKRMLKKIAKDLSRSGYKFYKAGSDQILPAFGKFFYEVYKAISPAQVFFNGHPNPNFYKNMAIEFSLSKNQLELSENLTEESILTLAKNMPFDKLKAKLKQDFESFAAEFDMEKIAQIDGLYLKLLAFKAFCTYDYYFMLKKFDSSIREGEFNRSPKMESIEGAYVAEDLKDFASILYSLPLDQDWSDLMNMFKSSRGSEPIKPNQWNKIVQRLRSLRDNRVFDMMIQLITKDPSYATDVTAKSEQVIESYIENMRQQTENTLKKLEREQKNSKIDSILTQIFNTNSVVILHHYTEGGSAAFEKKDLGDFTYAKPLNYLKAFLNEFVKRDVREYADLVLIRGKWAMAPLSAEMSNNYHAMFDASDKITAFDDKLAEDKEVGTKLKTLLPRADRDREARNIIKTILKDTNSLAREYLVETTKAIIGFAKTLKVLIEDHKKQKPEILTNWKELERFAEHPIDELGIEVYKKMYLLAQLMQEFLA from the coding sequence ATGGCAAAATCACCAAAGATGTCTATTTTTAAAAAACTTTTTTCTTCTTTATTTGGTTCGAACGATCCAGAAGCAGATAAAAAACGAATGTTAAAAAAAATTGCAAAAGATCTTTCTCGCTCTGGTTATAAATTTTATAAAGCAGGTTCGGATCAAATTTTACCAGCCTTTGGTAAATTTTTTTATGAAGTATATAAAGCGATTTCGCCAGCACAAGTTTTTTTTAACGGACATCCAAATCCGAATTTTTACAAAAATATGGCGATTGAATTTTCGCTGTCGAAAAATCAACTCGAACTTTCAGAAAACCTTACAGAAGAGTCAATTTTAACGCTTGCAAAAAATATGCCTTTTGACAAATTAAAGGCAAAGTTAAAACAAGATTTTGAATCGTTTGCAGCGGAATTCGACATGGAAAAGATAGCGCAAATCGACGGATTATACTTAAAATTGCTCGCATTTAAAGCTTTTTGTACCTACGATTACTATTTTATGCTCAAAAAATTCGATTCTTCCATAAGAGAAGGCGAATTCAATCGTTCGCCAAAAATGGAATCTATCGAAGGCGCTTATGTCGCAGAAGATTTAAAAGATTTTGCGTCAATTCTATATTCGCTTCCTCTTGATCAGGATTGGAGCGATCTTATGAATATGTTCAAGTCTTCACGAGGTTCCGAGCCGATAAAACCTAATCAGTGGAACAAAATTGTGCAAAGATTGCGTTCTTTACGAGACAATCGCGTTTTTGACATGATGATACAGCTGATAACAAAAGACCCTTCATACGCAACAGATGTTACAGCAAAATCGGAACAGGTAATTGAATCGTATATAGAAAATATGCGCCAACAAACCGAAAATACCCTAAAAAAATTGGAGCGAGAACAAAAAAATTCAAAGATAGACAGCATCCTTACTCAGATTTTTAACACAAATTCCGTAGTGATTTTGCACCACTACACAGAAGGTGGAAGTGCGGCTTTTGAAAAAAAGGATTTGGGCGATTTTACTTATGCAAAACCTCTAAACTACTTAAAAGCGTTTTTGAACGAATTTGTAAAGCGTGATGTGCGCGAATATGCGGATTTGGTTTTAATCCGTGGAAAATGGGCAATGGCTCCTCTTTCCGCAGAAATGAGCAACAATTATCATGCGATGTTTGACGCTTCTGATAAAATAACAGCTTTTGATGACAAACTTGCAGAGGACAAAGAAGTCGGCACAAAATTAAAGACGCTTTTGCCACGTGCTGACCGCGACAGAGAAGCTAGAAACATAATAAAAACCATTTTAAAAGATACAAATTCGCTTGCACGCGAATATTTGGTGGAAACCACAAAAGCTATAATCGGTTTTGCGAAGACTCTAAAAGTTTTGATAGAAGACCACAAAAAGCAAAAACCAGAAATTCTTACAAACTGGAAAGAATTGGAGCGTTTTGCAGAACACCCAATAGATGAACTTGGAATAGAAGTGTATAAGAAAATGTATCTGCTTGCCCAACTTATGCAGGAATTTTTAGCATAG
- a CDS encoding FlgD immunoglobulin-like domain containing protein, translating into MMKKIYFVPAIFLLAASIFAEKETVYISPNNDGVKDVLEVPIKIKERRYVSEWSFVVTDEKGEIVRTIGNKEKRPEKIGLKNFFKQLITPKTGVTVPETVIWNGVMENGMTAPDGTYYYYFKATDDNGNSASTSPLSVIVDNTAPEIELVQPSSDAKIFGEGAKSLLAIKQSGSIEDLWTGIFSDSVGNAVRTYKWTQSEPLKFDWSGTDDNGNFVKDGIYSYKVSATDRAGNVSNPAVISNIIYSAEKPATNITLNGSRYFSPNGDGVNDTVLFDVKIPAPDRAKTGNALVFWSVMIEDKNGSAVRTYSGNENPPASVEFDGKNDSGKLVAEGNYSAKVVAKYLNGFETSPINSPVFMLDVTPPVARVNAENQTFSPDGDGNLDYLSITQVTTADSGSPVENWKGTIYGSDGKIVKVFEFGSFLPEKITWDGLDSSNVLAKDGFYTYVLEASDLAGNSAKISSQKVALDTSKTELLLTVSPAAFNPANSAIKFTPVVKSGSTVSKYSLSVRDEKGTVVWSAAAQKALPAQISWNGLSSSGSRLSDGLYSAILETESTNGSKASAVSQIFEMDSVAPQIKVSVPYTLFSPDGDGNKDTLPVKVQSSNEEKWTATLANSKNKIVKTFAWKGQIPSFEWDGTDESGNKVADGSYKLSFASIDAAGNKASAEIDEIKVDSRETKAYVTTDLDAFSPNGDGNFDIQKFTIRTSLAEGISEWKFSIVSAEGKVVRQWTNADSKDLPAIINWDGTDSSGKISEGAFTGNLSLQYEKGNTLDAVSSAFICTVTPPIARVDTYPRYFSPDNDGEDDDLYIKLTGNSAVPLKNWSFQINDPQNGKTFWSVSGKSTITERIVWDGRGNNGELVQSAMDYPYVFVVTDTLGMTSRVEGKIGVDVLVIRLGDILKMAVPSIIFRSDAADFKTEGEIKGGITAAQRDNNERVLKRIAEVLNKFKNYTVTIEGHANNVSGTETEENQDTTQYGKALKPLSQERADFVKNELKKHGVDSSRLTAVGRGGSQPVVARSDKDNWWKNRRVEFILNK; encoded by the coding sequence ATGATGAAAAAAATATATTTTGTGCCAGCAATTTTTTTATTGGCGGCATCAATTTTTGCAGAAAAGGAAACCGTTTACATCTCTCCTAACAATGATGGAGTTAAAGATGTTTTAGAAGTTCCTATCAAGATAAAAGAAAGACGTTACGTAAGCGAATGGAGTTTCGTAGTAACTGATGAAAAAGGCGAAATTGTAAGAACTATTGGCAACAAAGAAAAGCGGCCAGAAAAAATCGGCTTAAAAAATTTCTTTAAACAACTGATAACTCCAAAAACAGGAGTTACTGTTCCAGAAACTGTTATCTGGAATGGAGTTATGGAAAACGGTATGACCGCTCCAGATGGAACCTATTATTATTATTTTAAGGCAACCGACGACAACGGGAATTCTGCTTCAACAAGTCCTCTTTCTGTAATAGTTGACAATACAGCACCAGAGATTGAATTGGTGCAACCTTCATCGGATGCTAAGATTTTTGGCGAGGGCGCAAAATCACTTCTTGCAATAAAACAATCTGGTTCGATAGAAGATTTGTGGACAGGAATATTTTCAGATTCTGTGGGCAACGCTGTTAGAACTTACAAGTGGACCCAAAGTGAACCATTAAAATTTGATTGGTCGGGAACAGACGACAACGGGAACTTCGTAAAGGACGGAATCTATTCATACAAAGTCAGTGCAACCGACAGAGCGGGCAATGTTTCAAATCCTGCTGTAATTTCTAACATAATCTATTCTGCCGAAAAACCTGCGACAAACATAACTCTAAACGGAAGCCGCTATTTTTCTCCAAATGGCGATGGCGTAAATGATACAGTTTTGTTTGATGTTAAAATTCCAGCTCCAGATAGGGCAAAAACTGGAAATGCTCTTGTTTTTTGGTCTGTAATGATAGAAGACAAAAATGGCTCTGCTGTTCGAACCTATTCTGGAAACGAAAATCCGCCTGCAAGCGTTGAATTTGACGGAAAAAATGATTCTGGAAAACTCGTTGCAGAAGGCAATTATTCGGCAAAGGTTGTTGCAAAATACTTAAATGGTTTTGAAACTTCCCCAATCAATTCTCCTGTATTTATGCTCGATGTAACGCCGCCTGTTGCAAGGGTTAATGCAGAAAATCAGACTTTTTCTCCAGATGGCGACGGAAATTTGGATTATCTTTCTATAACTCAAGTTACAACGGCGGATTCTGGAAGTCCTGTTGAAAATTGGAAAGGAACAATCTACGGTTCTGATGGAAAAATCGTAAAAGTTTTTGAGTTTGGCTCATTCCTTCCAGAAAAAATCACTTGGGACGGACTTGATTCTTCAAATGTGCTTGCAAAAGATGGTTTTTATACTTACGTTTTGGAAGCAAGCGATTTAGCTGGAAACTCTGCAAAAATTTCTTCTCAAAAAGTTGCGCTCGACACCAGCAAGACAGAACTTTTGCTTACAGTAAGCCCTGCAGCATTTAATCCTGCAAATTCGGCTATAAAATTTACACCTGTTGTAAAATCTGGTAGCACAGTTTCTAAATATTCCTTGAGCGTAAGGGATGAAAAAGGCACAGTTGTCTGGTCTGCTGCTGCTCAAAAAGCTTTGCCTGCTCAAATTTCTTGGAATGGACTTTCTTCTTCTGGAAGCAGACTTTCTGACGGACTTTACAGCGCAATTCTGGAAACGGAATCTACAAACGGTTCTAAGGCTTCGGCTGTAAGCCAGATTTTTGAAATGGATTCTGTTGCGCCTCAAATCAAAGTTTCTGTTCCATATACTTTATTTTCTCCTGATGGCGACGGAAACAAGGACACTTTGCCTGTAAAGGTGCAATCTTCTAACGAGGAAAAATGGACTGCAACTTTAGCAAATTCAAAAAACAAAATCGTAAAGACTTTTGCATGGAAAGGACAAATTCCTTCTTTTGAGTGGGACGGAACGGACGAAAGCGGGAACAAGGTTGCAGACGGAAGTTATAAACTTTCTTTTGCAAGCATCGATGCGGCGGGTAACAAGGCTTCAGCAGAAATTGATGAAATAAAAGTTGATAGCAGAGAAACAAAAGCGTATGTTACAACTGATTTGGATGCATTCTCTCCTAATGGGGATGGAAATTTTGATATTCAAAAATTTACAATCAGAACAAGTCTTGCAGAAGGCATTTCTGAATGGAAGTTCAGCATTGTAAGTGCAGAAGGCAAAGTTGTTCGCCAGTGGACAAATGCGGATTCAAAAGACCTACCTGCAATAATAAATTGGGACGGAACAGATTCTTCTGGAAAGATAAGCGAAGGTGCGTTTACAGGTAACCTTTCTTTGCAATACGAAAAAGGAAATACACTCGACGCGGTTTCTTCAGCATTCATCTGCACAGTTACTCCACCAATCGCAAGGGTAGACACTTATCCTCGCTATTTTTCTCCTGATAACGACGGCGAAGATGATGACCTTTATATAAAACTCACGGGAAACAGTGCAGTTCCGCTAAAAAATTGGTCATTCCAAATAAACGACCCTCAAAACGGAAAAACATTCTGGTCTGTAAGCGGCAAATCTACCATAACAGAGCGAATCGTTTGGGATGGACGCGGAAACAATGGCGAACTGGTTCAATCTGCAATGGACTATCCTTACGTATTTGTAGTTACAGACACACTTGGAATGACAAGCCGAGTTGAAGGTAAAATCGGCGTGGATGTTTTGGTGATTCGCTTGGGCGACATCTTAAAGATGGCAGTTCCGTCTATAATATTCCGTTCCGATGCAGCAGACTTTAAAACTGAAGGCGAAATTAAGGGCGGAATAACCGCAGCTCAGCGCGATAACAACGAAAGAGTTTTAAAGAGAATTGCAGAAGTCTTGAATAAATTTAAAAACTACACGGTTACAATCGAAGGACATGCAAACAATGTTTCTGGAACAGAAACCGAAGAAAATCAGGATACGACGCAGTACGGAAAAGCTCTAAAACCACTTTCGCAGGAAAGGGCGGATTTTGTAAAAAATGAGCTTAAAAAACACGGAGTTGATTCAAGCCGATTGACAGCTGTTGGGCGCGGAGGAAGTCAGCCTGTAGTTGCAAGGAGCGACAAAGACAACTGGTGGAAAAACCGACGCGTAGAGTTCATCTTAAATAAATAA
- a CDS encoding TIGR02757 family protein: MELKERLILLADKYENPAFLDKDPSKFMHRYLKNSGENEDAQIIAFIAANLAFGRREQILSHVETILDMMKKAEKKPVQWILDGDFEIHFPKTANSFYRMYTFNDMNVFFKSLQKILRENTNLGSYFEKKWQKSCTQKNETIFLHQVLSAEFTEKCSLISVSKGAAAKKLNMFLRWMVRTSSPVDLGLWTWYDKSKLLLPLDTHVMQEAVRFGFLQQTPSGKIPGANLKTAISLTNVMEKYFPGDPTRADFALFGLGVDEERNKTEN; encoded by the coding sequence ATGGAATTAAAAGAACGCTTGATTTTGCTTGCAGACAAATACGAAAATCCTGCATTTTTAGACAAAGACCCTTCAAAGTTTATGCACCGCTATCTTAAAAACTCTGGCGAAAATGAAGATGCACAAATCATTGCATTTATCGCTGCAAACCTTGCATTTGGCAGGCGAGAGCAGATTCTTTCTCATGTAGAAACAATTTTAGATATGATGAAAAAAGCCGAAAAAAAGCCTGTGCAGTGGATTTTAGACGGCGATTTTGAAATTCATTTTCCTAAAACAGCAAATTCTTTTTACAGAATGTACACCTTTAATGATATGAATGTGTTTTTTAAAAGCCTTCAAAAAATTCTAAGAGAAAATACGAATCTCGGTTCTTATTTTGAAAAAAAATGGCAAAAATCTTGTACTCAAAAAAATGAAACGATTTTTCTTCATCAAGTCTTAAGTGCAGAGTTTACAGAAAAATGTTCGCTCATAAGCGTTTCTAAAGGAGCGGCTGCAAAAAAATTGAACATGTTTTTGCGCTGGATGGTGCGGACTTCTTCTCCAGTGGATTTGGGACTTTGGACCTGGTACGATAAATCAAAACTTTTGCTCCCCTTAGACACACATGTGATGCAGGAAGCGGTAAGATTTGGATTTTTGCAGCAAACTCCTTCTGGAAAAATTCCTGGCGCAAATTTAAAAACTGCAATATCTCTTACCAATGTTATGGAAAAATATTTTCCAGGCGACCCTACACGAGCGGATTTTGCGCTTTTTGGTCTTGGCGTTGACGAAGAGCGTAACAAAACCGAGAATTAA
- a CDS encoding helix-turn-helix transcriptional regulator produces the protein MIKHTKKELRLFKILDILGALFLAIAIINNFFDGVDHAPFTSSILYPHTNFIVPAVNIFCFVMAIVYLLFPSQIWIIFALFMIEAVHLMSTGFETVGIIIYINFFAILSASGYAKRHFKIKASIFGGILILLLSNIIYSSGFYDFFYYLAMAIFMISCYTILYYMLYDKLNFLFKEIAVPDLKSSLKLPEKGSNLNLKNFGLTQRQISCIHYTLNTSFSYKMIAEKLVTSESTVKKDMQDLYKFFGVKNREMLRLLLLQYKIV, from the coding sequence ATGATAAAACACACAAAAAAAGAATTAAGGCTTTTTAAGATACTGGATATCCTAGGTGCTTTATTCCTTGCAATCGCTATTATAAATAATTTTTTTGACGGCGTTGATCATGCACCTTTTACATCGAGCATACTTTATCCGCATACAAATTTTATAGTTCCTGCCGTAAACATATTCTGCTTTGTTATGGCTATTGTGTATCTTTTATTTCCGTCGCAGATATGGATAATCTTTGCACTTTTTATGATTGAAGCCGTGCATCTTATGTCCACAGGATTTGAAACGGTTGGAATCATAATCTATATCAATTTTTTTGCGATTCTAAGCGCTTCTGGTTATGCAAAACGCCATTTTAAAATCAAAGCGAGCATTTTTGGCGGAATTCTAATACTCCTGCTTTCAAACATAATATATTCTTCAGGTTTTTATGATTTTTTCTATTATCTTGCGATGGCAATTTTTATGATAAGCTGCTACACAATTCTATATTACATGCTCTACGATAAATTGAATTTTTTGTTTAAGGAAATTGCAGTTCCCGATTTAAAATCCAGTTTAAAATTGCCAGAAAAAGGCTCAAATCTCAATTTAAAAAACTTTGGGCTTACACAAAGGCAAATTTCTTGCATTCATTACACTCTTAACACATCTTTTAGTTACAAAATGATTGCAGAAAAACTCGTAACCAGCGAATCCACAGTAAAAAAAGATATGCAAGATTTATACAAATTTTTTGGAGTAAAAAATCGGGAAATGCTCAGACTTCTTTTGTTGCAGTACAAAATCGTCTAA
- a CDS encoding methionine ABC transporter ATP-binding protein, protein MVIELKNLKKTYKSEGNIKVRAIDDVSLRIPSNEIFGIIGKSGAGKSTLVRLISLLEKCDFGEVWYDGVRVDNLEGKELIERRRKIGMIFQNFNLFSSRNAEQNIAYPLEICGVPKNEIKKRTAELLELVGLADRAKSPVSQLSGGQKQRIAIARALANNPDILFCDEATSALDPKTTQSILNLIREIQKKMNLTVVMITHQMEVVRDACSQVAVVSEGKIVELGKVEEIFLHPKTEITKDFLAHISNMAQQESKNGFVRWSGNGGKYTLHFNNEKTDEPILSQMAKKFDIEYNVRAGGVQSLQGKKVGTMLIDFIGDEKEISKAIAFLNENDVEVEKDGNDN, encoded by the coding sequence ATGGTTATAGAATTAAAAAATCTAAAAAAAACATACAAAAGCGAAGGCAATATAAAAGTTCGCGCAATTGACGACGTAAGCTTAAGAATTCCTTCAAACGAAATTTTTGGAATAATCGGAAAATCTGGAGCCGGAAAGTCAACTCTTGTTCGTCTCATAAGCCTTCTTGAAAAATGCGATTTTGGTGAAGTCTGGTACGATGGAGTTCGAGTTGATAATTTGGAAGGAAAAGAATTGATTGAACGCCGCAGAAAAATTGGAATGATTTTTCAGAATTTCAATCTTTTTTCGAGCCGAAATGCAGAGCAAAACATCGCTTATCCGCTTGAGATTTGTGGCGTTCCAAAAAATGAAATAAAAAAAAGAACGGCAGAGCTTTTGGAACTCGTAGGTTTAGCCGATAGGGCAAAATCTCCTGTAAGTCAACTTTCTGGTGGGCAAAAACAGCGTATCGCCATTGCTCGTGCGCTTGCAAACAATCCAGATATTCTTTTTTGCGATGAAGCGACCAGCGCTTTAGATCCAAAAACAACGCAATCGATTTTGAATTTAATCCGCGAAATTCAAAAGAAGATGAATTTGACCGTTGTCATGATAACTCACCAGATGGAAGTTGTTCGCGACGCCTGCTCTCAAGTTGCTGTTGTTAGCGAAGGTAAAATCGTTGAACTCGGCAAAGTCGAAGAGATTTTTCTTCATCCCAAAACAGAAATTACAAAGGATTTTTTGGCACACATTTCAAATATGGCTCAGCAAGAAAGCAAAAACGGTTTTGTGCGTTGGAGTGGAAACGGCGGAAAGTACACTCTTCATTTTAATAACGAAAAAACTGATGAGCCAATTTTAAGTCAGATGGCAAAGAAATTTGATATTGAATACAACGTTAGAGCAGGCGGAGTTCAATCTTTGCAAGGAAAAAAAGTTGGAACTATGCTCATAGATTTTATTGGTGACGAAAAAGAAATATCAAAAGCGATCGCTTTTTTAAATGAAAACGATGTAGAGGTTGAAAAAGATGGAAATGATAATTGA
- a CDS encoding methionine ABC transporter permease, with protein MEMIIELVGVSALQTLLMVFFSTVFAVLIGFPLGILLFITSPTGITSKPVFNTVLSRIIDVLRSFPFVILMIVMLPLTRLLLGTAIGTTATIIPLSVAASPFVARVIESSMLEIDPGVITAARAMGSTNTQIVYKVLIPEVLPSVVSGITLTIINLISYSAMAGTLGGGGLGDLAIRYGYQRFRTDIMIASVIVIIIMVALIQFAGTKIAERILRKR; from the coding sequence ATGGAAATGATAATTGAACTTGTTGGAGTTTCGGCGCTCCAAACTCTCCTGATGGTATTTTTTTCTACTGTTTTTGCAGTTTTAATCGGTTTCCCGCTTGGAATTCTTCTCTTTATAACAAGTCCAACAGGAATAACTTCAAAGCCTGTATTCAATACGGTTTTAAGTCGGATAATCGATGTTTTGCGCTCGTTTCCATTTGTAATTTTGATGATTGTTATGCTTCCTTTAACGAGACTTTTGCTTGGAACTGCGATTGGAACTACCGCAACGATAATTCCTTTGAGCGTTGCCGCTTCGCCTTTTGTGGCTCGCGTAATAGAATCTTCCATGTTGGAAATAGACCCAGGCGTTATAACAGCGGCTCGTGCTATGGGGTCTACAAATACGCAAATCGTGTACAAGGTTTTGATTCCAGAAGTTTTGCCTTCTGTTGTTAGCGGAATAACTTTAACGATAATAAATTTGATTTCTTATTCTGCAATGGCAGGAACTTTAGGTGGCGGTGGTTTAGGAGACCTTGCGATTCGCTATGGCTATCAAAGATTTAGAACAGATATAATGATTGCGTCTGTAATAGTCATAATAATTATGGTTGCTCTTATTCAATTTGCCGGAACAAAAATCGCTGAAAGAATTTTACGAAAACGATAA
- a CDS encoding DUF4573 domain-containing protein — MTSSHKFSLSLLISVIAFAVFSVLVLSGRFGFIEAKFYQPAVMRPIEQRLNELGEQEKHYKSILIQRFSSFVAKDSIFSFTKAQATDEQVRSRESECARLFSSCPYLLGIRIIDSNGKRLHYSTFESDIKKRDLKKVIYEDYSNVVNDADEIPFDKIFPTDIQKYKIFNDTSRNRIVYSFSLFGKDNLELNTERAVAVFYCNPDDFIRYLFSMNALTLSERESAEYISLGENFAGYIFGLPYRNFALSKSGLDFLKEEAKKKISDAMSKNRIEKISEEKIVFTGEYFLLDKTNSSYQNIDEIEENSEYSTGNQKNLQERLASKFDFTLFTKIAEPLEDNSTFVCLLYDSQIFEISTGIRILLLTILFITLFLIIFLVFNLKQDDIFVIKEKINSFQKEFLKEYVNSKLDDEKKIEDFSSRKNELNDEIIRSLGRRGKKHKKEVESLLEKNWTQINLALGSTIQATSETKAIVDSVELKNILEEILGSEKLKLSLQEKSAPQEKTLQSIPEKSENADSTKSVEEIENVEDAEPVDEVDDIADAEPVEEIESIEEIEPLEEAESVDEAEPLDDAENIEEVKSVDDAEPLEEVENADDVETLEELEDTDTVEEVDNVEPLEDIEPVEEIENVDEIEPADKVENVDDVEPLDEIESVEDAEPLDDAEDIEEVESVDDAEPFEKVEDTDDDEALEEVEDTKTSQPPKEVPSGKNFEEISLDDFGDFTDEKNSTTEEKTKTANDTLLENRVLQTQDDDFAYHEEVGFSSPSNVNVEKTENENFADNFKVSAIDFSFLDEEKNHNDEIFTHEFEEQPAHPNETEKSEKIEPPVELQNQTAKTETPALAKQTEQESVLEELETSEIVENLSNPNEGRPFLFTLFAAKNNQITDLQEDNPDVIVENPDGTYSITKNSENYKEKLDTDLKKLVDSVLK, encoded by the coding sequence GTGACTTCAAGTCATAAATTTTCTTTAAGTCTTTTAATTTCTGTAATCGCCTTTGCAGTGTTTTCTGTTCTGGTGCTTTCTGGAAGATTTGGCTTTATTGAAGCAAAATTTTACCAGCCAGCCGTTATGCGCCCGATTGAACAGAGATTGAATGAACTTGGAGAACAGGAAAAACATTATAAAAGCATTCTCATTCAACGATTTTCGTCTTTTGTCGCAAAGGATAGCATTTTTTCGTTTACAAAAGCACAGGCTACAGACGAGCAGGTGCGTTCACGCGAAAGCGAATGTGCAAGGCTTTTTTCTAGTTGCCCATATTTGCTTGGAATCAGGATAATCGACTCTAACGGAAAACGCCTGCATTACAGCACTTTTGAATCGGATATAAAAAAACGCGATTTAAAAAAAGTGATTTACGAAGATTATTCAAATGTGGTAAATGACGCGGATGAAATTCCTTTTGATAAAATTTTTCCGACCGATATTCAAAAATATAAAATATTTAATGACACCTCTCGCAATCGCATCGTGTATTCATTTTCGCTGTTTGGGAAAGACAACCTTGAACTAAACACAGAACGCGCTGTTGCGGTTTTTTATTGCAATCCAGACGATTTTATTCGCTATCTTTTTTCTATGAACGCTTTGACTTTAAGCGAAAGGGAAAGTGCGGAATATATTTCGCTTGGCGAGAATTTTGCAGGATACATTTTTGGACTTCCCTATAGAAATTTTGCTCTTTCAAAATCTGGCCTTGATTTTTTAAAAGAAGAAGCAAAGAAAAAAATTTCTGATGCGATGAGCAAAAATCGAATTGAAAAAATCTCCGAAGAAAAAATTGTTTTTACAGGCGAATACTTTCTTTTGGATAAAACGAATTCTTCCTATCAAAATATCGACGAAATAGAAGAAAATAGCGAATATTCAACGGGAAATCAAAAAAATCTTCAGGAAAGGCTGGCCAGCAAATTTGATTTTACGCTCTTTACAAAAATTGCAGAGCCTTTAGAAGATAACTCAACTTTTGTTTGCCTTTTATACGATTCACAAATTTTTGAAATAAGCACAGGAATTCGAATTTTACTGCTTACGATTTTGTTCATCACTTTGTTTTTGATAATTTTCCTGGTTTTCAATTTAAAACAGGATGATATTTTTGTTATAAAAGAAAAAATAAATTCGTTCCAAAAAGAATTCTTAAAAGAATATGTAAATTCAAAACTTGATGACGAAAAAAAGATTGAAGATTTTTCATCACGGAAAAATGAACTAAATGATGAAATTATACGAAGTCTTGGGCGCAGAGGCAAAAAGCATAAAAAAGAAGTTGAATCCCTTTTGGAAAAAAACTGGACGCAAATAAATTTAGCGCTGGGGAGCACAATTCAGGCAACTTCCGAGACCAAAGCGATTGTTGATAGCGTCGAATTAAAAAATATACTCGAAGAAATTCTTGGCAGTGAAAAACTAAAACTTTCGTTGCAAGAAAAATCTGCTCCGCAAGAAAAGACCTTGCAGTCAATTCCTGAAAAATCGGAAAATGCAGACAGCACAAAATCTGTCGAAGAAATAGAAAATGTTGAAGATGCAGAACCAGTCGACGAAGTAGATGACATCGCAGATGCAGAACCCGTTGAAGAAATTGAAAGCATTGAAGAAATAGAGCCACTAGAAGAAGCCGAAAGCGTAGACGAAGCAGAGCCACTTGACGATGCAGAGAATATTGAAGAAGTAAAAAGTGTAGATGACGCCGAACCACTCGAAGAAGTCGAAAACGCAGACGATGTAGAAACACTAGAAGAACTTGAAGATACAGACACCGTTGAAGAAGTTGATAATGTCGAGCCACTTGAAGATATTGAACCAGTAGAAGAGATTGAAAATGTAGACGAAATTGAACCAGCAGACAAAGTAGAAAATGTAGACGATGTTGAACCACTTGACGAAATTGAAAGTGTAGAAGACGCAGAGCCACTTGATGACGCAGAGGATATTGAAGAAGTAGAAAGTGTAGATGACGCCGAACCGTTCGAAAAAGTTGAAGATACAGACGATGACGAGGCGCTCGAAGAAGTTGAAGATACAAAAACATCACAGCCACCTAAGGAAGTCCCTTCTGGCAAAAACTTTGAAGAAATTTCTCTTGATGACTTTGGCGATTTTACTGATGAAAAAAACAGTACGACAGAAGAAAAAACAAAAACTGCCAACGATACACTTCTTGAAAATAGAGTTTTACAAACTCAGGACGATGACTTTGCATATCATGAAGAAGTGGGATTCAGTTCCCCTTCTAATGTGAATGTTGAAAAAACAGAAAATGAAAATTTTGCCGACAATTTTAAAGTAAGTGCGATTGATTTTTCATTTTTGGATGAAGAAAAAAATCATAATGACGAAATTTTTACTCACGAATTTGAAGAACAACCAGCACATCCAAATGAGACAGAAAAATCAGAAAAAATAGAGCCGCCTGTAGAGTTGCAAAATCAGACAGCAAAAACAGAAACGCCTGCACTTGCAAAGCAAACAGAGCAGGAGTCAGTTCTTGAAGAATTAGAAACTTCAGAGATTGTAGAAAATCTTTCAAATCCAAATGAAGGTCGTCCTTTCTTGTTCACGCTATTTGCTGCAAAAAATAATCAGATAACAGATTTGCAGGAAGATAATCCTGATGTGATAGTTGAAAACCCAGACGGAACTTACAGCATCACAAAAAATTCTGAAAACTATAAAGAAAAACTCGATACAGATTTAAAAAAGCTTGTAGATTCAGTTTTGAAGTAA